The genomic window CATGATTTTCTTGTGGATCGTGCCAGCTGGTGCGGGTTTTGCTAACTTCCTCATCCCCTTGATGATTGGGGCCAAGGATATGGCATTTCCGCGCTTGAATGCTGTTGCCTTTTGGATGATTCCCCCTGCGGGTTTATTGTTGATCACTAGTTTAGTGGTAGGCGATGCACCGGATGCGGGTTGGACTTCCTACCCTCCCCTGAGCTTGGTAACAGGTCAAGTAGGTGAGGGAATTTGGATTATGAGCGTCCTCCTACTAGGTACGTCATCGATTCTAGGGGCAATCAATTTCCTCGTCACATTGCTGAAGATGCGTATCCCCGGTATGGGGGTTCACCAAATGCCCTTGTTTTGCTGGGCAATGTTTGCTACCTCGGCACTGACTCTGGTATCTACACCAGTGTTAGCAGCAGGTCTGATTCTGCTTTCCTTTGACTTAATTGCCGGGACAACATTTTTTAACCCGACTGGCGGTGGCGACCCAGTAGTGTACCAGCATATGTTCTGGTTTTACTCTCACCCAGCGGTTTACATCATGATTTTGCCCTTTTTTGGGGCAATTTCGGAAATTATCCCCGTGCATTCCCGCAAGCCGGTTTTTGGCTATAAAGCGATCGCCTATTCCTCTCTTGCCATTAGCTTTCTGGGGCTAATTGTTTGGGCACACCACATGTTTACCAGCGGTATCCCCGGTTGGTTGCGGATGTTCTTTATGATCACCACCATGATCATTGCCGTACCCACGGGAATTAAAATTTTCAGTTGGTTAGCAACCATGTGGGGTGGAAAAATCCAACTCAATAGTCCCATGCTATTCGCAATGGGCTTTGTTGGCACCTTTGTGATTGGTGGTATCAGTGGCGTAATGTTGGCAGCAGTGCCCTTTGACATTCACGTTCACGACACCTATTTTGTAGTTGCACACTTGCACTATGTCTTATTTGGTGGTAGTGTTCTCGGCATTTATGCGGCGATTTACCACTGGTTCCCGAAAATGACGGGACGGATGCTGAACGAATTTTGGGGTAAGGTTCATTTTGCCTTGACAATTGTTGGTCTAAACATGACCTTCTTACCCATGCACAAACTGGGATTAATGGGCATGAACCGCCGTATCGCCCAGTATGACCCCAAATTTACCTTTCTCAACGAAATCTGCACTTATGGCGCTTACATACTAGCAGTTTCGACATTCCCCTTCATCTTCAATGCGATTTGGAGTTGGTTGTACGGAGAGAAAGCTACTAATAATCCCTGGAGGGCACTTACCTTAGAGTGGATGACAACCTCACCGCCAGCGATCGAGAATTTTGATCAAACCCCAGTACTGGCTACT from Nostoc sp. UHCC 0926 includes these protein-coding regions:
- the ctaD gene encoding cytochrome c oxidase subunit I, yielding MTQAKLQETANIPALLEEPGIRKWQDYFGFNTDHKVIGIQYLVTTFIFYCIGGVMADLVRTELRTPEVDFVTPEVYNSLFTLHATIMIFLWIVPAGAGFANFLIPLMIGAKDMAFPRLNAVAFWMIPPAGLLLITSLVVGDAPDAGWTSYPPLSLVTGQVGEGIWIMSVLLLGTSSILGAINFLVTLLKMRIPGMGVHQMPLFCWAMFATSALTLVSTPVLAAGLILLSFDLIAGTTFFNPTGGGDPVVYQHMFWFYSHPAVYIMILPFFGAISEIIPVHSRKPVFGYKAIAYSSLAISFLGLIVWAHHMFTSGIPGWLRMFFMITTMIIAVPTGIKIFSWLATMWGGKIQLNSPMLFAMGFVGTFVIGGISGVMLAAVPFDIHVHDTYFVVAHLHYVLFGGSVLGIYAAIYHWFPKMTGRMLNEFWGKVHFALTIVGLNMTFLPMHKLGLMGMNRRIAQYDPKFTFLNEICTYGAYILAVSTFPFIFNAIWSWLYGEKATNNPWRALTLEWMTTSPPAIENFDQTPVLATGPYDYGLERADEGVPLSDPNPILSAGPNSVLRAEPDPAVAANPEDRK